The Gossypium arboreum isolate Shixiya-1 chromosome 6, ASM2569848v2, whole genome shotgun sequence DNA window ctaacttgatgttattgccgtttaatgagtttgatgtaatccttgggatggactggttaacttctcatagtgttgtagtggactgcaggaaaaagataattgagttgaaatgtgaagacgggaatgCTCTTCAAGTTGGACTAGATGAGTCAGATAATCTGCCTGTAGTAATATCATCTTTGACCaccgagaaatatttgaggaaaggatacgaggcttatctagcttatgtgttgaatacttaagagtctgaattgaagatcaaatcggtactagtggtttgtgagtttacagacgtgtttccagaagaattacccagATTGCCTCTAGTGAGGGAGATAGAATTCGAAATTGAGTTAGTCCCCGGTACgacacctatttctattgctccgtatagaatagccccgacagagttgaaagagttgaaagtacagctacaagagttgacagataaaggttttgcaagacctaCTTATTCACCGTgaggcgcaccagtgttgtttgtgaaaaagaaagacgggtcgataaggctatgtatcgactatagacaactcaataaggtaactgtgaagaacaagtatcctttactaaggatagatgatttattcgatcagctgaagggagccacggtgttctccaagatagactaaGGTCTGGATATTATCATTTGAtagttaaagagcaagatgtatcgAAGACTACTTTTTGGAcgagatacgggcattatgagttccttatcatgccctttggtttgactaatgtgCCGGTGGtgttatggatttgatgaaccatatTTTTCAGCcgtatctagataagtttgtcATCGTCTTTATCAATGACATATTCATTTATTCGGGTGATGAGAGTGAACACGCGGAGTATTTGAAaactgtgttacagactttgagagataagcagctttaCGCCAAATTCAGCAAGAGTGAATTCTGGCTTAAAGAGGTCGGATTTTTAAGACACATTGTGTCGGAAGACAGGATCCGATTTGACCCAAgaaagatctcggctattgtacAGTGGAAACCACTGAGGAATGTGACTGATGtctgaagctttttgggtttagctggatattgtagaatgtttgtaaatggattctctatgatagctacgccGATGACAAGGCTGCTGCAaagggatgttaagtttgaatggatagaaaagtgccagcagagtttcgagaaattaaaggctttgttaactgaagccccagtgttagtgcaaccggagtcgggcaaggagtttgtggtatatagcgatgcctccttgaatggtttggggtgtgtgcttatacaagaaggtaaggtcatagcttaagcttcaaggcaactgaagccacaagAGAAGAATtaccgacacatgatttagagttggcttcCATCATATTCGTGTTgaaaatttagagacaccatcagtacccgaacttattcaccggtaagattttcaaggatgaaaatccctaaggggagagaaATATAATAGttcaattttggggctagtcagaatagtggtctcgggaccaaaaATTCAGAGTtgagtaaattattttattattattttggagtcatagcatatTTATAATAGTATATGAAAAATTTGTTgggctaattttaacgtttgtgagcacaATTGTGAAAaacgactaaattgcaaaaaagtgcaaaagtcttgaattgatagctaagggtattaaatagctagagaaccaaaatttggggtctttaaagggaaattagccCCTTAAAAGAAAGCATTGCCGGCTATGGGAGACAAATTGAAGAGAAGGTCAAAATTAGGTTAAGCttaggtcaccaattttgactacttgtctttttaataaaacaaaaaggaaaagctatcatttttctccCTTCTTAGCTGAAAATATCAACCAGTGTAGGGGTTTGaaaacttcaaaaatttcagcaactttgagccctctcaagtaagtgattttgatagtttctcttgatgatttttgtatttttgagacccttgaaacataagctttcatatgaggggtatatcttgcaaaatggttgaaggtttagggtttttccatgagagcatttagggtgatttctaaaattttatggaagaatatgagttttagatgtgtAATAGACAAATCTTGTGAatggtgttaccatgaaaacacctaaaggggcaATTTTGCACAAATTGTAAAATGAATGAcgaatgtgtgaaatagagagaatttggggttgctataagagtaaaaagagtacAGCTAAGCTTAACATGctaagaaatttgataaaaatcgattttgagcataggggtaaaatggtcattttgccaaagtttaagggcaaaaccgTCATTTTActgaagatgtgaatttttaattgcttaattttattagtgattaaatgagtgcattttgctattttagatcaagaattttcAAATCCAAGCCTATACCAGAGGAAAaccaagcaaattgactaaaccgactagtcatATACGTTTtgaaattcgaggtaagttttatgtaaataatacaactacattactaatgtatgtgttaaattgtatttgaattaatatagcatgaatttcttgattgtggaattgagatggtatgatgagaatagagatagtagagttcttgTTCGAACCTAGAAaacaaatcggatattcatgccatgacatttgggtcatttgagtgtgagctagtgtaagacatgtctaggacatgcatcggccacattatgagaaccagtttaagaccatgtctgggacatggcatcggtattgagacgggagctagtgtaagacatgtctaggacatgcatcggcctcgagacgtaagccagtgtaagacatgtctgggacatgcatcggctacgagatgatagtcagtgtaagaccatgtttgggacatggcatcgacttgagatatgagccagtgtaagaccatgtctgggacatggcatcggtacctTACCTACGTctaaggcttaatgaatatccggtagtgttccaaatggttcaacagtgaatgTTATGTAAgctaatgagaaaagtataactacattgtgagtggtataggtacctaattggtacgtatgagatatgagttcATTGAACAATATATAactagtatggatggtaatgagtaactTATTATACCTATGTCTACCTTGGTATCATGAGCATGTGGATCATTGATAAAATGTTGTTGTTGTGtatttacttatatgcaacttactaagtttttatgcttactctctttcctttccatttccttacagtgctgcttatctagctcaaggatcaccagaagttagagatatcgatcacactatcaaccgaagcattcggtatagttgaatttatattttttattatggcatgtataagacttagaccatattattttgtgtttttgagattCGGCCAAATGCGTTAGCTTGAGTTAAAAgcccttcaatttgtattatgtcttgaatgatggctaacattcattttgaatttataaaagatgcattatcatgaGATAATGAATGTCTATTTTGGCTGATTTGATTTTAGAAATTGTGCTCGTTTTAGAATTGGTTGGAATTTGTATGGAAAtaggcaagtaagggtggcaatgaggcttggtaaatagccttatattgtccacacgggtagacacatgggtatgtgtctaggccgtgtgtgacacacgatctgcccCTTGGGTGTGTAgttcggccgtgtgtctcctgcacgtaaaaatttcaagttagcaTACatgtaataaacacacgggcagagacacggccgtgtgtctcaaccgtgtggaggatacAGCCCAGCACATGggagtgtgccttggccgtgtgacattatgagcatgctgacgtcagaaacagaatgtttatatttttgcacacgggctaggacacgggcgtgtcgtggccgtgtgagggacaaggGCCaatgacacgggtgtgtgcctggctgtgtgaaaacccctataggtgtgaattagaaattaattctacacgggtgtaggacacgggagtgtcctaggatgcttaggccgtgtgagccacacgggccatcagcacaacTATGccgaaatggtcacacgggcgtgttactcttccacaagggcgtgtgccctgttttaaaggtaaatttcttaaggttggtttaagaACCTGAAATGGCTCCAAATAGCTTTCAATGATCGATttggggcttgtaggcccataataataAGTTTAAGGTAgatattgaaaaagttttaagtttgaatagagtctcggtgacttgagattTGTTGTaggcatgagatcaagttaggtaatgcctttgACTCCTCCTtggcgtgggttacgggtataggaTGTTACACCTACTTAGATAAATAATTTTCCACCTAGTTTGTTTCCTTAGATTGAGTAAAATGATCAGGATTTTTGGAAAGAGTGGTTACGGATGAGGAAATTAAAAATGCTCTATTTGATATGGCTCCTCTGAAGGACTCTGGGAGTGATGGGTACCATGCTTTTTTTTCTTTCAGAACTAGTAGAAAGTCCTTAGAAGGAATGTTTGTGATTGGGTTAAAAGGATTTTCAATACTGGTAACATTGACTCAGAGTTGAACAATACTCTTATTGTATTTATTCCTAAGTTCTCTAATCTCAAGAGTTTAATTCAATTTTAGCCTATAAGTCTTTGTTTTGTCTTATACAAGTTGATCATCAAGATCATAGCGAATCGATTCAAGTTGATTTTCCCTAAAATTATTTCTCAAGAGCAAGCTGACTTTTTCACGGGAATGAATATTTCAGATAACATTATTATTTTACAGCAATTCATTCATTTTATAAgaaggaataaaaataataaaaaatggatGGCTATAAAAATCGACTTGGAGAAATTATATGACAGGGTCAGATGGGATTTCATTGACTTATCCCTTCAAGTAGCTGTTATTCTGAGATACTTGAGGAATGTTGTTATGTCAAAAATCACAAATTCCACTATGCATATCTTGTGGGATATTGTTCCttcacaaaattttaaacctGCCAGAAGGATTCGTTAGGGGTGTTCGTTGTCCTTGTTCCTTTTTGTGTTATGTATGGACTGGCTAGGACATGGTATTCAGTCGGCTATCTCTAGTGGTAGATGGAGTCCTATTCGTTTATATAGATCGAGGCCAACTTTATCTCATCTTTTCTTTGTTGATAATTTGGTTATATTCGCTAAAGTTGAATTACAACAAGCACGTATTCTTAAGGAAATTCTTAACAATTTCTGTAACTTTTCAGGACATCAAGTCAATGGCTGTAAGATGAATATTTTCTTTTCTGATGGAGTCAGTGAGAAGATGAATGGTAGGATAAGCACTATGCTTAGCTTTCAGAAAGTGGACAGTTTGGGAACATACTTGAGTGTACTTTTATTCCATAAAAGAGTAACTAACAATACCTTAAGGTTTATGGTTGATAAGGTTAGAAGTAAGTTGCTTAGCTGGGATGCCAAACAACTTTCTCTAGCGGAAAAAGTCACTTTAGCACAATCCGTCCCCCTATCTAATCTTAATTTTTTTCATGCAATCTATGATGATTCCAAATGGTACTTGTAACACCTCAGTTCTGGTGGGCATAAGGTCTAGCGCAGTCTGATAGAAATATGTTTGACAAAAAGGTATTCGCCTAAGTACCCCTTCGGGCGAATTGAGTTAGCGGATACAATAATGTATTTAAGTCAATAAAGACTCTCTGCTAGATTGTTATGATTTTTTGGAAATAGGATGTAATCAAGTAAACCAGTATTAAGGGTATGATGTTAGAGGTATAGTGCACCCTTTTTCTATGGTACTGTGCAAGTTAAGTTACAAGGTAAATTGGTTAGGATCTAACCGAACGTGAACCAGAATAGTTAAATGACTAGGGGAAATACTCAATTAGGTTTCTCAGAAGTTGTAGGCTTTGATAATACAATTCAATTATGATGAGACATTTGTCAAGTTCCAATAAAGACTTAGATTATATTAATAGGTTTTCTAGTTTGAATAAAGGGAGTTCTCTTTTTCTctcttaaaaatattaaaatttaaggcTGGAGGAATCAGAAGTATCCCTTGAAGTTGGATCAGAAACCCtggattttattaataatattttcatgCCAAGGTAAATTTTATGGATCTAAGTAGATTTGTATGAGTGAATGGAGAAGTAAGGCCTTGTACAGGGGTTATCAGAGTTTGAAATGATTATAAAGGTTATGTGTTTGGGTTTTAATTGTGATCTATAGTTTTATAAGGCAGTGGTTGTTGTAGTCCTTGATTAAGTGTTAGATCTTGGGTCCATGTTGCTATCTGAAGTTGTCAAGTGAGTCCCTAAGTTGACTTTTATAAGTTATATACTGTGTATTCTAGATACTCCTATGAAGAATTGCATGAACCATGAACTGAAATTAGAAAAGAATGGTATGAtgcgtatgtatatatatgaatgctGGATAAGATTTTCATGTATAGCTTGTAAGAATCTGATAAGCATAGAGTATATGATAAGAAATCTGGAGTCGGGGATATGATTGTAAGAACATACCTGGAGTGCATAAGATGAGATATATGTTAAGTTGGTACTAATGCATGAAAGGTCTATTAAGTGTTCAGGTTTGTACACCGCAGTGGAGTTTAAAGGGGTCCGTCGGGACTTTAAACACGATCTTTGAAAGAAAAGCCCATGGCCATGGAaccatatcgtgtaagaccatagctagtgggctatggcatcatatgGAAAAAACCAAAGGAAGGTTATTACCTAATGGGGTTCTCTGCATGACCCCGAATAGTGAGGGGCAAACCTTACAAAATGTGAGTCTAGGCAAATCCTTATCATGAAAATGCAAGAAAATGGAAGCCTTAGTGGCGATCTAAAAAAATGAAAGTCTTTGTGGCAAATCTTGTGAATAGTACCTTTGTGGTGCACTCTAAAGAATGAATTTTGTGGCAAACCTTCAAAAAGAAACGCCTCCATGATTCTAAAAGAAACGCCTCTGTGATGAACTCTAAAAGAAAGAAATGATTTCTATGACACATTATGAAGGAATGAAATTATAGACAAATAGGGAATGAACAATATGAAGGCAGATTCTAGACTTAGAGCCTTCGTGGCAAAAAAAATAAAGTATATGCCCTTGTGGCGGGTTCGAAAGGAACATCCTCTATGGTGAATACTATAGAGAAAGTTTTCACGACATACATAGAATAGGCTACACCTGTGGTGTATTCTAGAAAGGCTCCCAAGAATTTAACCATGAAGGACGCTTTTTGTGGCAAACTCTATACTAAATAATAGACATATTTCTTACTGCTCCTAAATGCAAACAATGAGATCAGTAAGCTCAAAATGTATCTTGGGTATTATGGTAAGGTACTTGATATGATTAAGATTTATACAAAGATTGAAATTAAGAGATATAGTGAGGTAATCAAAAATTAACGTAAACATGATACGCTTGAAAGGAAGCATCGATTACCTGTGTATGGGTCTCTTCCTGAAGTTTGAGGAAGTTATAGCTTAGTGAATGGATAATGTAGGTAAGGTCTCAAAGGCACTGAAGAGAAGGAAATGGTCTTAGAGTAAGGTATGGTAACGAACgtgaataaagaaatggaagtagAGGTAGCTTTTATTAGAAACTCGATGAAGAATAAGAGCAACAAGATGGTTCTTGAAATATTAAATGCGGTGTGCAAGTATGATTCAGGTAAATAGTGTTTACCTCAATAAGTTTTGTTGAACTTATCTTTGCATGTTATGTTTTAAATGGGTTTAAGGGTCTTTGCCTGGAAGGATAACGCTAGGCTACGCCAAAGAAGTGGCATATTAggctattatgcatacagagcGAGCTTGATGGCGAAATCGAGTCTGAGCTGATAATTATGGAAATTTCAATCGAGGGGAATAACTATGTAGACTAGGGTATCAATTCAATTCTAATTGTAATTAAATTCTCTATGTATACTATTTGAATTTCCTCATTGTTTACACTTTTGTATTTTATTAAAAAGATTGAAATCTAGTAGCTGGAATCATTTGTAATTCAAATAATTAAGCTTAAGTACACTGTATTTGTGTGGTAGCACCTAAGATTCTGGTCTGATTCATCGGACTgcatttggggtgttacagtatctaTGAGGAGATTGAGTACATTGTTAGGAACTTTAGGGATCTTCTAATGGTTCAAGGAAGATGGCCTTAGTTAATTTGGAGTCTATATGCCAGCCATGCTCTTATAGAGGTCTCGGCATTAGCCACTTAAGTGACCAAAATAAGGCTTTTTTTATGAAGATAGGGTTTGTGCTACTAAGAAAAGATAAAACTTCATGAGTTCGTGTTCTTAGATCTAAACACGATATGAAAGCGAGACTGTTGGAGAATATTGCGCGAGGGAGATGCTTCTTTCTTTAGAGGGCTCTTGCTAAGGTATGACCTTTACTGCTTGAGAATATTGTTTGGTCATTGGGGAATGGTAGATCTATTTGGTGTTGGAAAGACTCCTAGGTTCCTCATTTAGGGCCATTGATTAAACAAATCactttttttgaaaatattatgTTTGATTGTCGGCTTAGTGAAATGATAATAGTTGAGGGATCATGGGACCTTGACCTTTTCAGGGTATAGATTTCGGAATATTGCATTAAAAGAATTGTGAGTATTCCTTTGCCTCATCCAGATGCGTGGTTAGATCGTTTAGTGTGGCTAAACAATTCGATGGGATCGTTTTCAATAAAGAGTGCTTATTGGACTATCAGGGAGAGATTCTAGCATCCCAAAGACAGGCATTAGAAAATCGTTTTGAAGTATCAAGGGCCGCAACGAGTCCGTTTCTTTTTTTGGCTTGCTTTTAAACAAATACTTTTTACTAATGATGAAAGAGTAAGGAGGGGAATTGGTCACGATGACTCTTGTTTGTTTTGTCAGCATGGGAAGGAAGATGTTTTACATGTGCTTAGAGATTGTCCAGTTGCATCGGCTTCAGGTTGTGGCCTTTGGCCAACATTCCAGGTTTTTCTCCAAAAACTTAGCTGAATGGTTGGAATATAATTTAAACGATAACTTATGTTTTATCTAATGTGGGGGGTTAGTTGGGTCACTCTTTTTAGGTTGCTTGTTTGGCGAATCTAGAAAAATAGAAATTTATTCATCTTCTAGAGTCTATCTTGGTACACCTTTGTAATTGTTAAATCATCGATTAGTTGGGAGAAACAATATATCTTGGTGCACAAGAAAACCTCAATTAGTCAGCAAGGAATTGAGTCACATCTACCATTGTCAAGTAATTGTTGCTTTTTTTAATACTAATGGGGTGTTTAATTTGGTTTCTAACATAGCTTCTATCGGGGGTGTTGTGGGAACTAAATGGTGATTGGATCTTGGGTTATAATCATTATTTGAAGTTTGTTTAGTGTTTGAAACAGAGCTTTGAGAGATTTTAGATGGCTTACTCTTGTACAAAAACGGGGTCTGGATAGAGTGTTTATTCAATTTGATAACTTAGAAGTGGTCAAAATCATTCAAGAAAGCCGGCCAATAAATTCGTCTTCAACCTTGGTAAGGAGGATTCTTTAAATACTTTATTCGATCGAATATTAGAGAATTAGGTACGTTTCAAGGGAGGAGAATAGAGTTACGGATTCGCTAACTAAAATAACGTCTGATAAGGACCATAACGTTCAACTATTCGAGGTGGTTCCCGGGGATCTCTTACATTTATTGGCATCTGATATTAATAGCAACGCTTTTGGCCTAGTTTAGCTCATTGTAATAcgtattttttcttttaaaaagatAATACTTCTATACTTTAAATATGTTGTCATAGAATTTTCCGGTATATATTAGATTGACCGAAATCTCCAATCCAATTTTCCGGTATATATTAGATTGACCGAAATCTCCAATCCAAATTACACCAAATGAAACCCAATTAAGATTTCCATTATTAGAGTGATAATTATTCAAAATAGATTTCCATTATTACAAAAGgttaagaaaagaaaaacaaaaagaaattatCGCAAACCGAGGGACTGTAATCTCTGGTCACAGACAAGGCGGATGTTTCTCTTTGGATCCATCAACTCTACGCATCACCTTTTCTACCCATTTTCCTTCGATATATCTCTgtgtttaataaaataaaataaggagaacGTAGACCTACTTTGCTTCCTTTCACTCTGTGTTTAGAGACctatctttgaatttttttttggggAATCCTTGATCCGGTTTCGCGGATGGCGGAAATAGACCACTGTTGCTCCACTCAATTGATAGATGGAGAAGGAGAGTTCAATGTAGTTGGACTCGACAACTTCATTCGGACCACTAAGCTCACTAACTGTGGCCTCTCTTATGCCGTCGTAGCTATCATGGGCCCCCAAAGTAGCGGTGCGTCTCGTTTCCGTTCCTTTCAACCTTCGCTTCCTTTTTACGTTTTGTTTCTCTGATTCCTGCATGTCGATTTTTAGATCTTCGAAGTTTCTTGGATTAgttattatttaaattctagtaaaataatatatttttcaacatttattttagttaaattttcagTTAATCGATTACTTAATTTAGGCGAGCAAATCGAGTTTCTCTACTATACTGGGTTCTCTTCTGTTAACTCTAAATTGATACCAAATTTTGAGTGAAGCTGATTGACTGTGTTTGTTTGAATTCGGCTTTACAATCTCTGTAAGAAAATCTTTTCATTCAAAATTTTCGTGCCGTGACTTTCTCATGGTGTGTAATTTAGACAAGTGAAATTTAGTGGATTTTATAAGAAAATTTCAGCTAAACGTTTTGAATGGCTAATGCTTGAATATTAATGTAGTGATTACCATTAATCCTtgctttataaattttttatgcaTGACTGTTAAATTCTTGATTTTTCTCTGAAGTTTAGTTTCATTACTAATCCCATAGGCACGTGGTTTATAGGGGACGCCAGCATGTTGTTTTAACTCTTTCGCTATCTATGTGTCTTGTAGGCTAAAAGGCTTTATCTTTATTTGATAGGGAAGAGCAACCTGTTAAATCATCTTTTCCAGACAAATTTTAGGGAGATGGATGCATTCAGAGGAAGGTTTGTtctttaatttttcatattttatggCTTCAAAAGGAATAAATATTACATCTGTCTTATTTCTCTCTTATGTACATTTTCTGCTTCTTCTTTTTCACTATATGCTAACGGACATAATTTCATTGCAGGAGTCAAACTACCAAGGGTATTTGGATTGCAAACTGTGTTGGCATAGATCCTTTCACGGTTGCCATGGATTTGGAAGGTACTGATGGAAGAGAAAGAGGCGAGGTAACTAgcctttttaaaataattttggttGTTGAAGATAAAAAGGGCTTTAAAGTtgtttcatcttttcttttttttttttttttggggggatgGTGGGATGGAGAAGGCTCTATCAGTAACAATGAAGTTTGTATCAAATTGATGGTGTTAAATTTCCTCAGAGTTTGTTTTGTTTTGGCAATATATGTTTGTCTACATCTATACTGGCTTGGGGGGTTAACTGAATGTATATCTCAATTCCTATTTGCTGTGCATCGCCTTAGTCCCTGAACTCACCCTCCCAGAAACCAACACACATGAATACAGACTGACTTGGAAGCATATTGGTGTTCTGGTTTTACAATGGACACTTCAATATATGAATGGTTACTTAAAAAATGCCAACTAAATAATAGTTTTGTTCATTTCTGTCTCATCAGGTGCATTTCTTTGTTACTATTTGTTCACTGATTTTTTCCCCCCATTTCCAGGATGACACTACATTTGAGAAACAAAGTGCCCTTTTTGCTTTGGCCATTGCTGATATTGTGCTAATAAACATGTAATTATCTAAATAGAACCGTTATTGCCTCATGCATTTGATGGTTATGTGCATTTTATTGGAGCTTACAGCACTCAAACTATGTAACCTGGAGAAATTTTTGCAATGAACCAGCATTGGACTTTCTAGTGAGTGAAAATAATAAAGGGTCTGTTGTCTCAAAAGTGAAACAGTCAGTCGTACTGCATTTGTTTCAGAATTTTATTAGAACACTACATATCCTTTTAGCCTGAGTGAAAAGAATAAAGGGTCTGTTGTCTCAAAAGTGAAAGAGTTGTACTGCTCTTGTTTCAGGATTTTATTAGAACACTAAATATCCTTTTAGCCTGTCtttgcattttattttttttggattCTTGGTATTTGAATTGTGTATACTGGATGAACAAAACATGGACCTTTTAAAAACTTTCTCCGAGGATGTGTGAAGCGTAAAATTTTCAATATCGTGCGTACCCAAACATAAATTGATTGGCCTGAGTGAGTTGCCCAAATTCTAGCAGTAGAGATGAATGTCTGTTGCCTCCATTCCTCTCTAATGGCTCTGGTGGGGGTGTTATTTTTCCTTTTCTAGTTTTGATCTCAAATAAACTagaactaaaaataaataatgttATAATATGAAATCTTTAGAATCATTAGGAATATAgcacaatttctaaaatttgatcTATCGAAATAAATCATAGTTCTTACATCATTGTTTTCATCCATTctttaatattcttttggtgcattTCAATGGTCAGGTGTGGGTTTGGGCGTTTGGCTTTTATCAGGATCTGatgacacctttttttttttttttttgggagagGATCCGAGAAATAAAGCTAGATATTAATCATATATTGGATATTGATATAGGTGGTGTCATGATATTGGTCGGGAGCAGGCTGCCAACAAACCACTTCTGAAAACAGTTTTTCAGGTACTAGTGTGTACTTAATCCTGTTGTCGTCTGGATTTCTGCTTTATATTGTGCTTGATAGTCTTGTTGCTGTTTTAATCTAGGTTATGATGCGTTTATTCAGCCCCCGGAAAACAACGCAACTGTTTGTTGTACGTGACAAAACAAAGGTCTGGACTAATGTCATTTCGTTTTCTTCTAAACTAATTTGTCATTCTTTCTGCTAAAACCTTTGAAATATTCTTTTTCCCTTATGATTGTTTATGTAGACCCCTCTTGAATATTTGGAGCCTATCCCGAGAGAAGATATTCAAAAGGTAACAGTAAAACCCAAATTTTGTCCAGGCTCAACAAGCAGAGCTCAAAACACTAAATAAATTAACAGTTTAATTAACACCCTACTAAACCAACTAT harbors:
- the LOC108476603 gene encoding protein ROOT HAIR DEFECTIVE 3 homolog 2-like isoform X3 yields the protein MAEIDHCCSTQLIDGEGEFNVVGLDNFIRTTKLTNCGLSYAVVAIMGPQSSGKSNLLNHLFQTNFREMDAFRGRSQTTKGIWIANCVGIDPFTVAMDLEGTDGRERGEDDTTFEKQSALFALAIADIVLINMWCHDIGREQAANKPLLKTVFQVMMRLFSPRKTTQLFVVRDKTKSFFFVQLLCTMVPMATRGGPLTGARSDL
- the LOC108476603 gene encoding protein ROOT HAIR DEFECTIVE 3 homolog 2-like isoform X4, with translation MAEIDHCCSTQLIDGEGEFNVVGLDNFIRTTKLTNCGLSYAVVAIMGPQSSGKSNLLNHLFQTNFREMDAFRGRSQTTKGIWIANCVGIDPFTVAMDLEGTDGRERGEDDTTFEKQSALFALAIADIVLINMWCHDIGREQAANKPLLKTVFQVMMRLFSPRKTTQLFVVRDKTKLLCTMVPMATRGGPLTGARSDL
- the LOC108476603 gene encoding protein ROOT HAIR DEFECTIVE 3 homolog 2-like isoform X2, which translates into the protein MAEIDHCCSTQLIDGEGEFNVVGLDNFIRTTKLTNCGLSYAVVAIMGPQSSGKSNLLNHLFQTNFREMDAFRGRSQTTKGIWIANCVGIDPFTVAMDLEGTDGRERGEDDTTFEKQSALFALAIADIVLINMWCHDIGREQAANKPLLKTVFQVMMRLFSPRKTTQLFVVRDKTKTPLEYLEPIPREDIQKLLCTMVPMATRGGPLTGARSDL
- the LOC108476603 gene encoding protein ROOT HAIR DEFECTIVE 3 homolog 2-like isoform X1, coding for MAEIDHCCSTQLIDGEGEFNVVGLDNFIRTTKLTNCGLSYAVVAIMGPQSSGKSNLLNHLFQTNFREMDAFRGRSQTTKGIWIANCVGIDPFTVAMDLEGTDGRERGEDDTTFEKQSALFALAIADIVLINMWCHDIGREQAANKPLLKTVFQVMMRLFSPRKTTQLFVVRDKTKTPLEYLEPIPREDIQKSFFFVQLLCTMVPMATRGGPLTGARSDL